The following proteins come from a genomic window of Canis aureus isolate CA01 chromosome 3, VMU_Caureus_v.1.0, whole genome shotgun sequence:
- the LOC144305840 gene encoding olfactory receptor 10D1B-like, whose amino-acid sequence MRNASVVTKFILLGIPHTEGLETTLFVLFLSFYIFTLMGNLLILLAIISSTRLHTPMYFFLCQLSVCDIFFPSVSSPKMLFYLSGNSRVISYAGCVSQLFFYHFLGCTECFLYTVMAYDRFVAICYPLRYTVIMSHRVCAILAMGTSFFGCIQATFLTTLTFQLPYCGANEVDYFFCDIPVLLKLACADTSALEMVGFISVGLMPLSCFLLILTSYSCIVCSILQIRSPEGRRRAFSTCSAHLTAILLSFMPVVLIYLQPTPNPWLNATVQVLNNLVTPMLNPLIYSLRNKEVKYSLRKVLQQVAFFPEK is encoded by the coding sequence ATGAGGAATGCCTCAGTGGTGACCAAGTTTATCCTGCTGGGCATCCCACACACCGAGGGTCTGGAGACCACGCTCTTTGTCCTGTTTTTGAGCTTCTATATCTTCACTCTTATGGGGAACCTGCTCATCCTACTGGCGATTATCTCCTCCACTCGGCTTCACACTCCTATGTACTTCTTCCTGTGTCAACTGTCTGTGTGCGACATATTTTTCCCTTCTGTGAGTTCCCCCAAGATGCTCTTCTACCTCTCAGGGAACAGCCGGGTCATCTCCTATGCAGGCTGCGTGTCCCAGCTCTTCTTCTACCATTTCCTGGGCTGTACCGAGTGCTTCCTGTACAcagtgatggcctatgaccgctttGTCGCCATATGTTACCCTCTACGCTACACGGTGATCATGAGCCACAGAGTGTGTGCCATCCTGGCCATGGGGACCTCCTTTTTTGGCTGCATTCAGGCCACCTTTCTAACCACTCTCACCTTCCAGTTGCCCTACTGTGGTGCCAATGAGGTGGACTATTTCTTCTGTGATATCCCGGTGTTGCTGAAGCTGGCTTGTGCTGATACCTCAGCCCTGGAGATGGTGGGCTTCATCAGCGTGGGCCTCATGCCCCTCAGTTGCTTCCTTCTCATCCTCACCTCCTACAGCTGCATTGTGTGTTCCATCCTACAGATCCGGTCTCCTGAAGGCAGACGCCGTGCCTTTTCCACCTGCAGTGCCCACCTCACTGCCATCCTCCTCTCCTTTATGCCAGTGGTCCTCATCTACCTGCAGCCCACCCCCAATCCCTGGCTCAATGCAACTGTTCAGGTCCTGAATAACCTGGTCACTCCTATGCTGAATCCGTTGATCTACAGCctaagaaataaagaagtaaaatattctCTGAGGAAGGTGCTACAGCAAGTAGCCTTCTTTCCTGAGAAGTGA
- the LOC144305824 gene encoding olfactory receptor 8G3-like, producing MDPGNHSIVTEFILAGLTEKPELQLPLFFLFLGIYVVTVVGNLGMIMLIGLSAHLHTPMYYFLSNLSFIDLCHSTVVTPKMLVNFVTQKNITPYSECMTQLYFFLIFAIAECHMLAAMAYDRYAAICNPLLYNVIMSSQICFWMTVGVYILGIVGSTIHTGFMMRLLFCKSNVVNHYFCDLFPVLELSCSSTYINELLVLVLSAFNILTPALTILASYIFILSSILHIRSTEGRSKAFSTCSSHISAVTVFFGSAAFMYLQPSSVSSMDQGKVSSVFYTIIVPMLNPLIYSLRNKDVKFALKKILVGRKCS from the coding sequence ATGGACCCTGGAAATCATTCCATAGTGACTGAGTTCATCCTCGCTGGGCTAACAGAGAAACCAGAACTCCAACTgccccttttcttcctcttcctaggAATCTATGTGGTCACAGTGGTGGGGAACCTGGGCATGATCATGCTGATAGGGCTCAGTGCTCACTTGCACACCCCCATGTACTACTTCCTCAGCAATTTGTCCTTCATTGATCTCTGCCATTCCACTGTCGTTACCCCCAAAATGCTGGTGAACTTTGTGACACAGAAGAACATCACTCCCTACTCTGAATGCATGACTCagctctatttcttcctgatttttgcCATTGCAGAGTGTCACATGTTGGCTGCAATGGCTTATGACCGCTATGCTGCCATCTGTAACCCTTTGCTTTACAATGTCATCATGTCTTCTCAGATCTGCTTCTGGATGACAGTGGGAGTTTATATTTTGGGCATCGTTGGATCTACAATCCACACGGGCTTTATGATGAGACTCCTTTTCTGCAAGAGCAATGTGGTTAATCATTATTTCTGTGATCTCTTCCCAGTCTTGGAATTATCCTGTTCCAGCACCTACATTAATGAATTACTGGTTCTAGTCTTGAGTGCATTTAACATTTTGACTCCTGCCTTAACTATCCTTGCCTCCTACATCTTCATCCTCTCCAGCATCCTCCACATCCGCTCCACTGAGGGCAGGTCCAAAGCCTTCAGCACCTGCAGTTCTCACATCTCAGCTGTTACTGTCTTTTTTGGATCTGCTGCATTCATGTACCTGCAGCCGTCATCTGTGAGCTCCATGGACCAAGGGAAAGTGTCCTCTGTGTTTTATACCATCATTGTGCCCATGTTGAACCCTTTGATCTATAGCCTGAGGAATAAGGATGTCAAATTTGCCCTGAAGAAAATTCTGGTTGGTAGAAAATGTTCATAA
- the LOC144305831 gene encoding olfactory receptor 8G1-like: MVAGNHSTVTEFILAGLTQQPELQLPLFFLFLGIYVVTVVGNLGMIMLIGLSAHLHTPMYYFLSSLSFIDLCHSTVITPKMLENFVTEMNVISYPECMTQLYFFLVFAIAECYMLAVMAYDRYVAICSPLLYNVIMAHQACFSLISGVYIIALVCAFVHTGCMFRVHFCKFDVINHYFCDLLSLLKLSCSNTHVNELVILIFSTVNILAPSLTILASYVFILSSILHIRSTEGRSKAFSTCSSHISAVAVFFGSAAFMYLQPSSVSSMDQGKVSSVFYTIIVPMLNPLIYSLRNKDVNAALKKILDRRIFL, from the coding sequence ATGGTAGCGGGAAATCACTCCACAGTGACTGAATTCATCCTCGCTGGGCTAACACAACAACCGGAACTCCAGCTgccccttttcttcctcttcctaggAATCTATGTGGTCACGGTGGTGGGGAACCTGGGCATGATCATGCTGATAGGGCTCAGTGCTCACCTGCACACGCCCATGTATTACTTCCTCAGTAGCTTGTCCTTCATTGACCTCTGCCATTCCACTGTCATTACCCCCAAAATGCTGGAGAACTTTGTGACAGAGATGAATGTCATCTCCTACCCTGAATGCATGACTCAGCTctatttcttccttgtttttgctATTGCAGAGTGTTACATGTTAGCAGtaatggcctatgaccgctatgttgCCATCTGTAGCCCCTTGCTTTACAATGTCATCATGGCCCATCAGGCTTGTTTCTCCCTGATTTCAGGAGTGTATATTATAGCCCTGGTTTGTGCATTTGTTCATACAGGTTGCATGTTTAGGGTTCATTTCTGCAAATTTGATGTGATCAATCATTATTTCTGTGATCTTCTTTCCTTGTTAAAACTCTCCTGTTCTAATACCCATGTCAATGAGTTAGTGATTCTAATCTTTAGTACAGTTAATATCCTTGCCCCCAGCCTGACGATCCTTGCCTCCTATGTCTTCATCCTCTCCAGCATCCTCCACATCCGCTCCACTGAGGGCAGGTCCAAAGCCTTCAGCACCTGCAGTTCTCACATCTCAGCTGTTGCTGTCTTCTTTGGATCTGCTGCATTCATGTACCTGCAGCCGTCATCTGTGAGCTCCATGGACCAAGGGAAAGTATCCTCTGTGTTTTATACCATCATTGTGCCCATGCTGAACCCCCTGATCTACAGCCTGAGGAATAAGGATGTCAATGCTGCTCTGAAGAAAATCTTAGACAGAAGAATATTCTTGTGA